The genomic window CCCAGCCCTCGTAGTTACAAGTGAATTCCAGCGAGTTGCCGCAGGAGTCGAAGACGGCTCGTTGTCCGGGTGTCGCGACGCTACCGACGCCTGTTAAACCTACGCCTCAGTCCCGCAGGCCGCACCGCACCTCGCCCTCCAGGAATGTTCAAAGTGCGCGACCCTGCGAGCCTTGCAATTCCGCGCCACGCCCGAACCGCGAGGTCGCGGCCGCGGCCGCGGAATCTCGTCGTATAAAAGCGCGACGCAGAATCGGAGTTGACAGATCACCGGCAGCCGTCTGCTTCGCAATTCTCTGCACCAACCCTCCCAGAATGCGTTTCTTCGCCGCGATCACCGCCCTCCTCGCCATTTTGGCCACGGCCACAGCCGCTCCTTCCGGTCTCTGGGGCGCCCACGGCGTCGCCCTTGGAGGCCCGGTCCTAGGGCCAGCAGCACTGGCGGGGCCAGTCGTGGGCCCAGCGCGGCTTTCCGGTCCCGTTGACGGCGGTGCCCTCGTTTCCGGTGCCGTCGCCGGACCCGCCGTCGTGACCGGAAGTGTCGCTGGTCCCGCAGTCGTTTCTGGATGGGGAGC from Neodiprion lecontei isolate iyNeoLeco1 chromosome 1, iyNeoLeco1.1, whole genome shotgun sequence includes these protein-coding regions:
- the LOC107227780 gene encoding dirigent protein 10, whose translation is MRFFAAITALLAILATATAAPSGLWGAHGVALGGPVLGPAALAGPVVGPARLSGPVDGGALVSGAVAGPAVVTGSVAGPAVVSGWGAPVLGWGAGHGVAGAALHGAVSAPTVVAGPSGSIVVGPSGHGGIAQGWAGHW